AGCGAACGGGATGCCGATGATATATGCCATCACCACGCCCGGAAAAACCGCGTGACTCATGGCGTCGCCCATCAGCGCCCAGCCTTTTAACACCAAAAATACCGACAGCAGCGCGCAGGGAATGGCAACGATAATCGCCACCAGCATGGCGTTAATCATAAAAGAGAACTGGAACGGTTCGAGCAGAGTGGTCAGCATGTGGCCTCCCTGGCGCGGCGACGGCTGGCGAGCAGGCCGTGCTTCGGCGCGAAAACGAAAGCGACTAAAAACAGCAACGTCTGGGCCACAACGATAATCCCGCCGGTTGCCCCGTCCAGATAGTAACTCAGCCACGCGCCGAAAAAGCTGGTCAGGCTGCCGATAGCCACGGCGATCGCCAGCAGGCGCGGAAAGCGGTCGGTCAGCAGCCAGGCGGTGGCACCGGGCGTGACGACCAGGCAAATCACCAGAAATGCGCCGACGGTTTGCAATGCCGCGACGGTACAGGCCGCCAGCAGGGTGAAAAATAGCAGCTTCAGCCCGGTGGTGTTCAGGCCAATCGAGCGGGCGTGGTTCTCATCGAAAAAGGTCACCATCAGGTCTTTCCACTTCAACAGCAGAATCGCCATCGAAATAAAGCCAATCGCCGCCAGCTGAATAATATCCTCTGGAGCAATGGCCAAAATATTGCCGAGAATAATGGTCTGGATATTCACCGAGGTCGGGTTAAGCGACACCATAAACAGGCCGATACCGAAAAATGAAGAGAAGATCAGGCCGATAATCGCGTCTTCCTTCAGCTTCGAGCGCTGGTTAAGAAACAGCATGCTGCCCGCCGCCAGCCCGCCGGAAAGAAACGCCCCCAGCGCGAAGGGCAGGCCGAGCATATAAGCGCCCGCCACGCCGGGTACGATGGAGTGGGAGAGGGCATCGCCAATCAGCGACCAGCCCTTGAGCATCAGATAGCAGGAGAGAAATGCGCACACCCCGCCCACCAGCGCCGAAACCCACATCGCGTTGAGCATGTATTGATAACCAAACGGCTCCAGCAGCCAGCTCATCTTTCGCCTCCCGCCGCCCGGCGGCTGATAAACGGGCGCTCATCGTCGGTAATGATCCTCTCTTCCGCCCCGCTCAGCACCACGTGGCGCAGCACGCCGCTAAAGGCGAGTTCGAGGTTTTCCGCGGTAAAGGTGGTTTCCGTCGGGCCGCTAGCCAGCACGGTGCCTTTTACCATCACTGTGTAGTCGCA
This Klebsiella sp. RHBSTW-00484 DNA region includes the following protein-coding sequences:
- the sitC gene encoding iron/manganese ABC transporter permease subunit SitC, whose protein sequence is MSWLLEPFGYQYMLNAMWVSALVGGVCAFLSCYLMLKGWSLIGDALSHSIVPGVAGAYMLGLPFALGAFLSGGLAAGSMLFLNQRSKLKEDAIIGLIFSSFFGIGLFMVSLNPTSVNIQTIILGNILAIAPEDIIQLAAIGFISMAILLLKWKDLMVTFFDENHARSIGLNTTGLKLLFFTLLAACTVAALQTVGAFLVICLVVTPGATAWLLTDRFPRLLAIAVAIGSLTSFFGAWLSYYLDGATGGIIVVAQTLLFLVAFVFAPKHGLLASRRRAREATC